Proteins encoded in a region of the Cygnus olor isolate bCygOlo1 chromosome 4, bCygOlo1.pri.v2, whole genome shotgun sequence genome:
- the PAQR3 gene encoding progestin and adipoQ receptor family member 3 gives MQQKLLRSSHYIELGGYQYWPIMVPRDIRLYTYEQIPVFLKDNPYITDGYRAYLPARLCLKSLFILSNETVNIWSHLLGFLLFFALGVYDLVAVLPAAGASREDFVICFVCLFCFQVCMLCSVGYHLFCCHRSEKTSRRWMALDYAGISIAILGCYVSGVFYAFYCNNYWRQVYLITMLAMILAVFFAQIHPSYLTQQCHRLRSVIFCSVSGYGIIPTVHWVGLNGGIGASIVQEFAPRVLVMYFIAAVAFLFYISKVPERYFPGQLNYLGSSHQVWHILAVVMLYWWHQSVVYIMQYRHSKPCPEYSVDL, from the exons atgcagcagaagctgctgcgGAGCTCGCACTACATCGAGCTGGGCGGCTACCAGTACTGGCCCATAATGGTGCCCCGCGACATTCGCCTGTACACGTACGAGCAGATCCCCGTGTTCCTGAAGGACAACCCCTACATCACCGACGGCTACCGCGCCTACCTGCCCGCCCGCCTCTGCCTCAAGAG CCTCTTCATCCTCTCCAACGAGACCGTCAACATCTGGAGCCACCTGCTCGGCTTCCTACTATTCTTCGCTCTGGGTGTCTATGACCTGGTGGCCGTCCTGCCGGCGGCAGGTGCCTCCCGAGAGGACTTCGTCATCTGCTTCGTCTGCCTCTTCTGCTTCCAG GTCTGTATGCTTTGTTCAGTGGGATATCATCTCTTCTGTTGCCATCGTTCGGAGAAGACCAGCCGGCGATGGATGGCCTTAGATTATGCGGGAATTTCCATTGCTATCCTGGGCTGCTACGTATCAGGCGTGTTTTATGCCTTTTACTGTAATAAC tacTGGCGTCAGGTATACTTAATCACTATGCTGGCAATGATCCTGGCAGTATTTTTTGCTCAGATTCATCCCAGTTACCTCACACAACAGTGTCACAGACTGCGCTCCGTCATCTTTTGCTCAGTGTCTGGCTATGGAATTATTCCTACAGTCCACTGGGTTGGGCTCAACGGCGGCATTGGTGCATCTATTGTacag gagTTTGCTCCGCGTGTACTTGTCATGTACTTCATCGCTGCTGTAGCTTTTCTCTTCTATATTTCCAAAGTTCCTGAAAGATACTTCCCAG GACAGCTGAACTACCTCGGCTCCAGTCACCAAGTGTGGCATATCCTGGCAGTGGTCATGTTGTACTGGTGGCATCAATCTGTAGTGTACATCATGCAATACAGACACAGCAAGCCCTGTCCTGAGTATAGCGTGGACCTGTGA